The following are from one region of the Chanos chanos chromosome 10, fChaCha1.1, whole genome shotgun sequence genome:
- the dpysl5a gene encoding dihydropyrimidinase-related protein 5a yields MSSSSAMIRILIKGGKVVNDDFTQEADVYIENGIIQQVGKELMIPGGAKVIDATGKLVLPGGIDTSVHLQESFMNATTVDDYYSGTKAALAGGTTMVIGHVLPEKNESLLEAYEKCRSQADAKTCCDYALHVGVTWWGPKARAQMESLVRDKGVNSFQMFMAYKDMYMLRDSELFQALQNCKDIGAVARVHAENGELVAEGAKEALDLGISGPEGIEISRPEELEAEATHRAITIANRAHCPIYLVNVSSMSAGDVVASAKMQGKVVHGETTTAHAVINGMQYYHQDWAHAAAFVTVPPLRLDPNTPNYLMSLLGNDTLNVVVSDHRPFTTKQKAMGKDDFTKIPHGVPGIQDRMSVIWERGVVGGKMDENRFVAVTSSNAAKIYNLYPRKGRIIPGADADVVVWDPDATRTISGTTQWQGGDVNLYENLRCHGVPLVTISRGRVVYENGIFTCAEGSGKFYPLRTFPDYLYKKMVQREKCQAVKGVERSPYTGDVAAVHNSGKKDSGPTDGLTPTRPCTRHGGMRDLHESSFSLSGAQIDDNVPKRSSARILAPPGGRSSGIW; encoded by the exons ATGTCTTCCAGTTCAGCAATGATCCGGATCCTGATTAAAGGAGGAAAGGTGGTTAACGATGACTTCACTCAAGAGGCTGATGTGTACATTGAGAACGGTATCATTCAGCAAGTGGGAAAAGAACTGATGATACCAGGTGGAGCTAAGGTGATTGATGCCACAGGCAAACTGGTCCTTCCAGGGGGCATCGACACCAGTGTTCACCTCCAGGAGAGCTTCATGAATGCTACCACTGTGGATGATTACTACAGTGGCACAAAG gCTGCTCTAGCTGGAGGCACTACTATGGTGATAGGTCATGTCCTGCCAGAGAAGAACGAGTCCTTACTGGAGGCATATGAGAAATGTCGCTCCCAGGCTGACGCCAAGACCTGCTGTGACTATGCCCTGCATGTTGGGGTCACCTGGTGGGGGCCCAAG GCACGAGCACAGATGGAGTCGCTGGTGCGGGACAAAGGTGTAAACTCCTTCCAGATGTTCATGGCCTACAAAGACATGTATATGCTTAGAGATAGCGAACTCTTCCAGGCTCTTCAGAACTGTAAGGACATCGGTGCAGTGGCTCGTGTCCATGCTGAGAATGGCGAGCTTGTGGCAGAG GGGGCAAAGGAGGCCTTGGACCTGGGCATTAGTGGGCCGGAGGGCATCGAGATTAGCCGCCCTGAAGAG TTGGAAGCTGAGGCCACCCACCGAGCAATCACCATTGCTAATAGA gcccATTGTCCAATATACCTTGTCAACGTGTCCAGCATGTCAGCAGGAGATGTCGTAGCCTCAGCCAAGATGCAGG gtaaAGTGGTCCATGGGGAGACCACCACAGCCCATGCAGTTATAAATGGGATGCAGTATTATCACCAGGACTGGGCCCATGCTGCTGCCTTTGTTACTGTACCCCCACTGCGTCTGGATCCCAACACACCCAACTACCTGATGAGTCTTCTGGGGAa TGACACTCTGAATGTTGTGGTGTCAGACCACCGTCCTTTCACCACCAAACAGAAGGCCATGGGTAAAGACGACTTCACTAAGATTCCTCATGGAGTACCAGGGATACAGGATCGAATGAGTGTGATCTGGGAACGAGGAGTG GTTGGAGGGAAGATGGATGAGAACCGCTTTGTGGCTGTGACAAGCTCCAACGCAGCCAAGATCTATAATCTTTACCCCAGGAAAGGCAGGATTATCCCCGGAGCTGACGCTGACGTGGTGGTCTGGGACCCTGATGCGACCAG GACCATCTCTGGTACCACGCAATGGCAGGGGGGTGATGTGAATCTCTATGAGAACCTGCGTTGTCACGGCGTGCCCCTGGTCACCATCAGCCGTGGTCGTGTGGTTTATGAAAATGGCATCTTCACATGTGCTGAGGGCTCTGGAAAGTTCTACCCCCTTCGCACTTTTCCAGATTACCTGTACAAGAAGATGGTGCAAAGAGAGAAG TGTCAGGCTGTTAAGGGGGTGGAGCGTAGCCCTTACACTGGTGACGTCGCTGCCGTGCACAACTCTGGAAAGAAGGACTCGGGCCCTACGGATGGACTCACCCCCACCCGGCCGTGCACCCGCCACGGTGGGATGAGAGACCTCCATGAGTCCAGCTTCAGCCTGTCTG GTGCCCAAATCGATGATAATGTTCCAAAGAGATCTTCAGCAAGGATTCTGGCTCCCCCTGGTGGTAGATCTAGTGGTATCTGGTAA